The nucleotide window GACGATCTTCATGATCGATGCGATGGGGACCGACAGGAGCGCCCCCGGGATACCCCAAATCGCGCCCCAGAGCAGCAGGGAAAGAAGAATGACCACGGGGCTCAGACCCAGACGGTCTCCCACCACCTTCGGGGTGATGACGTTGCCGATGGTGATCTGTATGGCGCCCAGCGACAGCAAAACGAGAATGGGCTTGAAAAATCCCGGTGAAAATTGAAGTATGGCCATGAGGACGGGGGGAATCGTGGCGATGATGGATCCAACGGTGGGGATGAAGTTCAGAAGAAACGTGAGGACGCCCCACCCTGCGGCCAGTTCCACGCCAATGCACTCCAGGGCCAGCCAGGCGCAGGCCCCCGTGGCCAGGCTGATCAGGGTCAGTGTGCCGAGGTAACGGCTGATCTGATTCGACACGGAACTCATGATGTTTTTGATTTTTGTCGCGTTGGAGCCCGAAAAAGCGCGTTCGATTTTTGAGTTCAGGAAAGGGGCCTCCAGAAGCATGAACATGAGGAACACCAGGGTCAGAACAAATTTGCTGGAAAGAGCAAGCCCCACCTCGGAGATGTTTCGCAGGTATCGTCCCAGAATATCCATCCAGCTTATGCGGGGAATGCTGTCCGGTGGAATTTGCAGCGCCTTCAGCATGTTGAGGGTCATTTCGTTGAGTTTTGAATAGTATTCTGTGAATGCGCGGTTAAACGCCACGATCTGCGTGGTGCAGAAAATGATCCCGATGTAGCAGAGACCGAAGAATACGGCGAACACAAGAATGACGTTGAGAATCTGGGGCAGTTTTATTCTGCGCCCCAGACTGATAACGGGCCGGAAAACCTGCAACATGAACCATGCGATCACCAACGGAATAAAAACGTTGCTGGCCAAAGTCAAAACCATGCCCATAGCTACGGCGACCAGAAGAGAAACAAGTACCAGCAGAATTTTCATGTTCATTGCCGTTTTCTCCCGTTCGTTT belongs to Synergistaceae bacterium and includes:
- a CDS encoding AI-2E family transporter translates to MNMKILLVLVSLLVAVAMGMVLTLASNVFIPLVIAWFMLQVFRPVISLGRRIKLPQILNVILVFAVFFGLCYIGIIFCTTQIVAFNRAFTEYYSKLNEMTLNMLKALQIPPDSIPRISWMDILGRYLRNISEVGLALSSKFVLTLVFLMFMLLEAPFLNSKIERAFSGSNATKIKNIMSSVSNQISRYLGTLTLISLATGACAWLALECIGVELAAGWGVLTFLLNFIPTVGSIIATIPPVLMAILQFSPGFFKPILVLLSLGAIQITIGNVITPKVVGDRLGLSPVVILLSLLLWGAIWGIPGALLSVPIASIMKIVCENFPSLRPIAVMMGSGEIVSSPLLPETEERNEKETPPATRAEPKAR